In Chitinophaga oryzae, the sequence ATGCTGCGTGTATTTACACAACTGGATAAATACGACGCCGCCAAAGGAGAACTCTTCAACTGGGTGTATACTGTTGTGAGAAATACAGCGCTGGATAAAATACGAAGCCGTAAGTGGCCGCCTCACCACGAAATTGACGAAGAGGGAGCCGTAACGCAAAACAATATTCTGAGCAAGCTGGAGGGGGAAGATATCTACAAGCTGCTCGATGCGTTGCCGCCCTCCACCAGGGCTGTATGTTCGTTGTTTTACCTGGAAGGGCTCCCGGTAAAGGAAATAGCAACAATGCTGCAACAGAGCCAGGGAACCGTGAAGTGGCACCTGAGTGAAACACGAAGTAAACTGAAACCGATATTGGAGCAATTTTACCTTAAATGATACCCGCGTGAGTGAAAGTAACCTGCATCAACACTTCCGGGACGATGGCAATGTCCCCATTCCCATACCTCCTGCTGACGACAGCTGGAAGCTCATGGAACGGCGCCTGAATGAAGTAATGCCTGTGGCCCACCTGGCCGGCGGACAGGCCGCCCCTGGTCCGACTGGTATTATCAATAAAATACTGCCTGCTGTTAAATATGCAGCCGCTGCCCTGGTGGTATCCGGTGTGGTGCTATATGGCATACATAAAATCAATCATCGCGGTCCGGCTTCCACTCCGGAGAAGGAAGCCAGCCCTGTTTCTGAAAACGATAGCACCAGCAAGACGACAGACTCGCTGAAGGACCGCACCAACGCAGCTGTCTGGCCGGATACTGCATGGATGGTTAACAATACAACACCGGCAGTTAACGCTGCCGATAGTGCCGGAACATCGCCGGCCACCGCCAGCGGTAACTTAATCGGGGATACGCCTGCGGTTACCGGCAGCAGCAGCACAATAGTGGCTGCGTCCACAGGCGCAAATACGCCAGCGGGCAGGCCGGCAATGAATACACCGGCAGGTGCCGGGACGATTAAAAGTTCACAGCCTCCTGCTGCCGGAGCCATTGCGCTAAAGCTCCCGTCAGCCGGGAAAGCAGCTGCACCCAAAACGATTATCCCTGCTGGCGGAAAGGTTTCTCATGATGCAGGCGCCGCCAAAGCTGCCGCCGATAGTGCTGCCCTGGTTGCCGGCAGCATGATAAAAGCGGATACGCACCAGGAAAATACTTTACCATCCGCAGACCAGCAGCGAAGCGGAGAAAACAATACCGGTCTTCCGGCGGCAAGCCCGGGAGATCATCCTGTTGCAGTAATAGGTCTGGCAGACGTTAACCTCCCTGACGCAACCGCCATGCTAAAACCTGGGTTACCTGTCAGACTGACCCTGCAACCACTTTTCCGGCCTGTTAATCGCACCGTTAACAGTTCGCTGAAGGTCAGCCGCGAAACCATGGACCAGCTTACCAAGCGCCGT encodes:
- a CDS encoding RNA polymerase sigma factor, whose product is MEDLQQLVRECLTNDRRSQEKLYRRFYPALFLLCRKFFSQHEEAVEVLNDGMLRVFTQLDKYDAAKGELFNWVYTVVRNTALDKIRSRKWPPHHEIDEEGAVTQNNILSKLEGEDIYKLLDALPPSTRAVCSLFYLEGLPVKEIATMLQQSQGTVKWHLSETRSKLKPILEQFYLK